The window TCGCATCCCGGGTAACAGTCCGGCCGCCCAGGTGCTCGCCTCCGTTCCCGGGACTGAGGAGGCCAAAGACGCCGTGCTCATGGCACAGATTCCGACAAGGGTGACCGTGAATCCGGCTGCTGCGGCGGCAGCTGCCAAGGTGACATACGACGGTGCTCCTCAGTTCGCGCTCATTCAAGGCACATCTCTCTCATACGCCACGAATACATCACAAAAGGTGATCAGAGTCGGCGACCTCTATTACCTCTGTCTTCAGGGCATCTGGTTCGTTTCCGCCAATCCGCAGGGCCCCTGGCAGACCGCCGAATCAGTTCCCCAGGTGATATACACGATCCCTCCGAGTTCACCGGTTTACAACGTCACGTATGTGACCCAAACCACGGTCCCTGATGGTTACGTGCAGGCCAGCTACACAGCCGGATACATGGGCGCGTTTGTGATGGGTGCCGCCACGGGAGCGGTCATTGCTGGAGGGACCGGCTACTATTATCCCCCTTACGTCGGTATGTACGGCGGGTATGGGTACCCGGCTTATTACCCTACACCTTACACTTATGGTGCCGCGACTTATCACAACCCGGCCACGGGGGCTTACGGCGTCTCGCAGACAGCGTACGGTCCCTATGGCTCGGCAACAAGAACAGCTTCATATAACCCTTACACCGGCACGTATGCCCGGACCGCCTCTGCTTCCACGGCCTATGGCAGTGCCGCTGTCGGGCAGGCGTATAATCCTTACACCGGAGCGTATGGTGCTACAAAGCAGGGCTCAAATGCTTACGGTTCATGGGGCAGTTCCGTAGTTTCGAAGGGCGGCCAGACAGCCTACACGCAACATTATACGACTGCTCAGGGATCGGTCGGATCGGTGCAGACTACCTCCGGCGGGAAGGCAGCTGGCGCGACTACCGCTTACGGCAACACTGCCGCGGCTAAGACCGCAAGCGGCAATATGTATGCGGGCCACGACGGGAATGTTTACAAGAACACCGGTTCGGGCTGGGAAAAATATAGCAATGGCAGCTGGAATAGCGTGCAGAAGCCCCAAGGGGCCGGGCAGGAAAAACCTTCGTCCTTCGGTCAGTCGGGAGGCAGCGAAGAGATGAAGGGGCTGCAGCAGGAAGCGGAGAACAGGCAAAGGGGAGCAGAACAGAGCCAACGCTTCCAGCAGTCGCAACATTCCGAGAGCGGCGGTGGAAGGAGCTGGGGCGGCAGAGGGGGAGGAGGAGGAGGCGGTCGTCGGTAACGAAGATTCAGCCGTACCGCTTTGCGTCGGTCCTGATTACGCCTCTGGATGAAGATTGCGTTACGCTTCGACTCGTACGGAAAGCACGGGATTCTGAAAGATCCCGCTACTATTCGTATCCCTTTTTCGTGACGGTTATGATAGCGTACGCCGGTTCGCTGTCTTCAAAACCGTTGTTTACAATAAGCTTAACCTTATAGGTCCCAACCACATCAGCACCAAAAGAAGCGTTGGGACCACTATATAAGAGAGTGGCTGAACTCTCCTTGGGTTTAGAGACCAATTCCCACTTAAAGATGAGGGAAGAGGACCTCCCTCGAGGATCATAACTGAAAGAACCATCGAGGCGAACCTTGTCCAAAGGATGGACATTGAAGTTTCCTTCGATGTTCGCAACCGGATGCTGGACGCCCTCATGAAGCACGGTTCTTATATCCTGAGCACCGAGCTGCGCAAGACCGAAAATCGCGATCACCGCCAAAATTGAACAGACCATTCCGAATCTCATTAAGGGGTATTCGTTATGTTGTTTCTTCATCGGTATTCCCTCCCTTTCTTTTTTAATCTTATCATATTCTCATTCTTAGCGGAATCGTGATTCTCGAAAAAAGAGAGAAGGGTTCAGGCTTGCGATCTTGCACGCTGAGGTTAGTTCCGGAATGGCGGGGATGGCAGAGAACCTCGAAGCTGCTTACTCGGGGCAGCACCTTGCAATTGAGTTGTTCCCGGATGGAAGGAATAGAGAAGTGCCCGCTGTCTCGTCTGACTCTTCCGGTACCGAAACCGGTCTGCCGATGGAGGATGATAGGATTGCACGGATGAAGCAAGAAAGGCCCGGAGGACGGGCCTTTCTCTTGAGTCTTGAATTATTTCTTGTGGCACTTTCCGCAGTTAGCGGCATCTTTCGATGCAAACGCCTTCGTGCCGTTGTGACACTCGCCGCAATTCTTGCCGGCGTTCATCTCTTCCATCGTTATCTTCGTGCCGCCCTTCTTCATCGGGAATATCTTCGTATGACAGTCATTGCATTTGAGGCCCTTATCGGCATGGGCCTTGCCGTCAAAAACGACCTTCCCTGCCGGGCTGTCAAACTCGACGGTCTTCCCAGGAGGAACCGCCATGGCGCTGCCGATGAACATTACAGCAACCGCCATCGTCAACAGAATTGTAAAAACCTTCATTCTCTTTCACCCCCTTTCTTCGAAAATCCGATGTCCTGATGACATCTTTAAATGAAAGAAAAAGCAAGAACCATACCATCAATTACCATACATAAAATCAGGCAGGTTTCTGTTCTCCATGCAACATGCACCGATCCTAACGAACCATTTAAGGAAACTTCTCCCTTTTTAGGAAGAAAAAACCGGTGACAAAACTATAATCGATTTCCGGAAGGGTGTCAACCCCCTCAAGGCAAAAATGGGGAATGTTCCGGATAACTCCCCATCCCTTCACAGCCCCGCCGGATCTTTCCATCGCTGATGCCTCCGCTGCCGAGCGATTTTCCCTCCTCTTGGTACTCACAAAAAGAATTTCCTCTTGACATTGTTTCCTATATATGGTATTAAAATGATGGTCATATATTATTGAACGGGAAGGAGGTGACACGAAATATGAAGAGGATTATAGCCCTGTTACTTTCATTATTGCTGATAGCAGCGTTTGCGCTTGCTGTTGGTTGCCAGAAGGCTCCGGAGAAGCCCGCAGAGGCACCGGCACCAGCTCCTGCACCGGCTCCTGCGCCAGCACCGGAGAAACCTGCAGAGGCACCGGCTCCTGCGCCAGCTCCTGCACCAGCTCCTGGCAAATAGTGTTTTAAACATTTCAGGGGTGGGAAACCACCCCTGAAGAACTTTTTTCGGAACATGCTGTATCGAAATGCTGTATTCCTTCATGAGAGTGGGTCAACCACTCTTTTGTTTTATATATGGATAAAAATGTTGAACGGAAGATTCAAGAAATTGCAGCCGCGGTAGCAGAAAACCTCGGCTTCGAGGTCGTTGACGTAAGCCTCCTCGGCAGCGGGAGGAGAGCCCTTCTCAGGATCACGATCGACAGGGAGGGCGGAGTCACCCTTGGGGATTGCGAGACATTCAGCAGGAGGTTTGAGAGTTTCATGGACGTTGAGGATCCTATATCGAGATCATATACCCTGGAAGTCTCTTCTCCGGGGCTCGACAGGCCCCTGAAATCGCTGGATGACTTTAAGAATAATATCGGGAAGCTGTTACGGGTTACTACGAAGGAAAAGATCGAGAACCAGAGTTTCTTCAGGGGGAGACTGAGGGAGGTTGCGGAAGGCATTGACGGCAGCATTGTGACCCTCGTCATAGAGGAGAAAAAGGGTGAGCCCCTGGAGATCGCTATACCATACAGCTGGGTATCGAAGGCTCAACTCGAGATAGAGGTAAAATAATATGACAAAAGAACTCTGTTTCATTATAGAGCAGATGAGCAAGGAAAAGGGGATACCGAAAGATACGCTCCTCAAGACGCTTGAGTCGGCACTGCTCTCCGCTGCACGGAAGCGGTACGGCGGCAGAACGAACGTTAATCTCAGAATCGACCCGAAAACCTGCCACATCACTGTTTTTGAGACGAAGAGGATCGTGGAAGAAGTTGCGGACAGCAATGAAGAGATATCCGTCGAAGACGCAGCGAAGGACTTCCCGGGTAAGACGGTGGGCGAGGAGGTCGAATTGCCCCTGCAGTTCCAGGACTTCGGAAGGATAGCCGCACAGTCGGCAAAACAGGTTATCTTGCAACGGGTCCGCGAGGCGGAGCGAGATGTTATCTACAAAGAATTCAAGGATAAGGTCGGCCACGTCGTCAGCGGACTCGTGACGCGCAAGGAAAAGGGCTTCTTCTACCTTAACATAGGCAAAACAGAGGCGGTGCTCCCCCAGAAGGAGACGCTCGTCGCAGAGAATTTAAAGAGAGGCGACACGGTAAGGGTTTACATAGAAGACGTGAGGATTACCCCGAAAGGGCCGGTCATCATCCTCTCGCGGACGAACCCTAAGTTCGTCATGGAACTCTTCAGGACAGAAGTGCCTGAGATAGCCGAAGGGCTTGTCGTCATAAAGAACATCGTTCGCGAGCCGGGAGAACGGACAAAGATCGCGGTCTACTCCAAGGACCCCTCCATCGACCCGGTAGGTGCATGTGTCGGCATGAAGGGGACGAGGGTTCAGTCCATTGTCCGTGAGCTGAGGGGAGAGAGGATCGATATCATCCCCTGGACGGATGATCCAAGGATACTCCTCTCGCGCGCGCTGAGCCCGGCATCGGTCGACAGGATCGGTATTAACGAGGAAGAGAAAACAGCGATGGTGATCGTGAATGACCAGCAGCTCTCTCTTGCTATCGGGAAAAAGGGTCAGAATGTGAAACTCGCGATGAAACTCACCGGATGGGATATCGACATCATCAGCGAATCGGAATACTCGAAGATGCGGATGGAAGAGACGGAGAAGACAGCCCAGGAGAGCGGACAAAAAGAAGCTCCTCAAGAAGACGAGAGCGCGGCAAAACCCGAAGATTCCCCGGAGTAACCGTTACCCCCCGCGATGGATAGGGACCCCTCGGAAATCCCGGTCCAGTATATAAAAGGCGTCGGCCCCCAGCGGGCCAAGCTCCTCAACCGGCTGAAGATCGGAACCGCCGGCGATTCCCTCTATTACCTCCCCTACCGGTACGAAGACAGAAAGAGCATAAAGAAGATCCGTGAGCTGATCTGCGGCACAAGAGAGACGGCGGCAGGCACGATCGTCTCATCGGAGATCATCCATCTTCCGAGAAGCAGATACAAGATCTTTGAGCTCGTAATTTCCGATGGAACCGGCACCTTAAAGGGAAAATGGTTCAACCAGCCTTACATGAAAAAAAATTTTGCGGTGGGCCGGGAAGTTATCCTGAGCGGTGTCGTGAGGCAGAACACATACCGGGGAGCAGGGTTCGAAATGGACAAACCCGAATACGAATTCATCGATGACGACACGGAGAACCTCATCCATACATCAAGGATTGTTCCGGTATACCGTACGACGACCGGCCTGAGCTTGAGAGTTCTCAGGTCCGTTATATTCTCTGTTTTACAGACCCTGCCGGGGCAGATCGTTGATCCCATTCCCGGAGAAATACTCGCGAGGAATGGCCTTCCCGGATTACAGGAGAGCCTTGTAGGTGCCCATTTCCCTCCGCCTGAGGCTGACATTGAGGATCTCAACAGGGGAGCGTCGGATCACCAGCGAAGACTCGCCTTCGATGAACTCTTCTGCCTCGAAATCGGTATCGCCGTCATGAGGAAGAGCGAGACGAGGGTGAAGGGTATCAGATTTGACCCCCAGGGCGGATTGGTCGGCAGGCTTCTCGAGAAACTCGCTTTCAGATTGACCACAGCGCAGGAAAGGGTCTTTGGGGAGATCCTCCGGGACATGAAGCAGCCCCATCCAATGCACAGACTGATCCAGGGAGATGTCGGCTGCGGAAAGACGATCATAGCCCTCATGGCCTTGCTCACGGCTGTTGAGTGCGGTTACCAGGGCGCGCTCATGGCACCCACGGAGATCCTTGCAGAGCAGCACTATATAAGCATGCATGCCTTGGTTGAAGACCTCGGTCTCCGCGTATCTCTCCTCACGGGAGGAAAGAAGGAAAGACCCTTAGAAGAGATAGCATCGGGAGAGATCGATCTCGTCGTCGGCACGCATGCCCTCATACAGGAAGGGGTTCGTTTTAAGAGACTCGGGTTTATCGTCATAGATGAGCAGCATCGTTTCGGTGTCATGCAAAGGGCGGCGCTCCGAAAAAAGGCCGGTAACCCCGATGTGCTCGTTATGACAGCAACCCCGATCCCAAGGACCCTCGCCATGACAGTTTATGGCGACCTCGACTATTCGGTAATCGATGAACTTCCGCCCAACAGGACACCTGTCATAACACGGCTCTTTCATTCTCATGAGAAGCGCCTCATCTATGAAACAATCGCTTCGGAAGTCAGGAAAGGACGGCAGGTATATGTCGTCTATCCGGTTATCGAGGAATCGGAGAACTCAGACCTGAAATCGGCCATCCTCGGCAAGACCGCCCTTGAGAGGATATTTCCTGATTTCAGGACTGCGCTTGTTCATGGTAAGATGAAGACTGGTGAGAG is drawn from Thermodesulfovibrionales bacterium and contains these coding sequences:
- the nusA gene encoding transcription termination factor NusA; translation: MTKELCFIIEQMSKEKGIPKDTLLKTLESALLSAARKRYGGRTNVNLRIDPKTCHITVFETKRIVEEVADSNEEISVEDAAKDFPGKTVGEEVELPLQFQDFGRIAAQSAKQVILQRVREAERDVIYKEFKDKVGHVVSGLVTRKEKGFFYLNIGKTEAVLPQKETLVAENLKRGDTVRVYIEDVRITPKGPVIILSRTNPKFVMELFRTEVPEIAEGLVVIKNIVREPGERTKIAVYSKDPSIDPVGACVGMKGTRVQSIVRELRGERIDIIPWTDDPRILLSRALSPASVDRIGINEEEKTAMVIVNDQQLSLAIGKKGQNVKLAMKLTGWDIDIISESEYSKMRMEETEKTAQESGQKEAPQEDESAAKPEDSPE
- the rimP gene encoding ribosome maturation factor RimP, whose amino-acid sequence is MDKNVERKIQEIAAAVAENLGFEVVDVSLLGSGRRALLRITIDREGGVTLGDCETFSRRFESFMDVEDPISRSYTLEVSSPGLDRPLKSLDDFKNNIGKLLRVTTKEKIENQSFFRGRLREVAEGIDGSIVTLVIEEKKGEPLEIAIPYSWVSKAQLEIEVK
- a CDS encoding cytochrome c3 family protein; the protein is MKVFTILLTMAVAVMFIGSAMAVPPGKTVEFDSPAGKVVFDGKAHADKGLKCNDCHTKIFPMKKGGTKITMEEMNAGKNCGECHNGTKAFASKDAANCGKCHKK
- the recG gene encoding ATP-dependent DNA helicase RecG; its protein translation is MDRDPSEIPVQYIKGVGPQRAKLLNRLKIGTAGDSLYYLPYRYEDRKSIKKIRELICGTRETAAGTIVSSEIIHLPRSRYKIFELVISDGTGTLKGKWFNQPYMKKNFAVGREVILSGVVRQNTYRGAGFEMDKPEYEFIDDDTENLIHTSRIVPVYRTTTGLSLRVLRSVIFSVLQTLPGQIVDPIPGEILARNGLPGLQESLVGAHFPPPEADIEDLNRGASDHQRRLAFDELFCLEIGIAVMRKSETRVKGIRFDPQGGLVGRLLEKLAFRLTTAQERVFGEILRDMKQPHPMHRLIQGDVGCGKTIIALMALLTAVECGYQGALMAPTEILAEQHYISMHALVEDLGLRVSLLTGGKKERPLEEIASGEIDLVVGTHALIQEGVRFKRLGFIVIDEQHRFGVMQRAALRKKAGNPDVLVMTATPIPRTLAMTVYGDLDYSVIDELPPNRTPVITRLFHSHEKRLIYETIASEVRKGRQVYVVYPVIEESENSDLKSAILGKTALERIFPDFRTALVHGKMKTGEREAAMASFKKREVDILVSTTVIEVGVDVPNATMMLIVHAERFGLSQLHQLRGRVGRGSQQSHCFLLAYEPCSEEARKRLAIMVRSGDGFRIAEEDLAIRGPGEFFGTKQSGMPDLKTADIIRDVRLLEMARKEAFRLVDDDPELRKSPLLKKTVERFWEGKVALFKTA